From one Lycium ferocissimum isolate CSIRO_LF1 chromosome 7, AGI_CSIRO_Lferr_CH_V1, whole genome shotgun sequence genomic stretch:
- the LOC132062438 gene encoding phospholipase A(1) DAD1, chloroplastic-like, with amino-acid sequence MDYQGIKNWEGLLDPLDDNLRGEIIRYGNFVEASYRACNFDPSSPSYAMCRYSKKKLFQLCGFPGTGYRVSKYLKATSGIQLPSWVDKAPKWMAKQSSWIGYVAICHDQREISRLGRRDVVIALRGTATCLEWLENLRATLTPLPSNNNNNNDDEYNKDNKCCSSIYPNICCPMVESGFLSLYTSKIGAHQSLQDMVREEIARIKKVYDGETLSFTIAGHSLGAALATLMAYDIKQTFQEIPLVTVISFGGPRVGNQNFRYHLDKQGTKILRIVNSDDLITKVPGFVIDDNNNNNNSSNNNSNDNNFREKGGDWIQKLVEDTQWVYADVGCELRLSSSDSPYLNGINIAACHELNTYLHLVNSFVSSNCPVRATAKKMMQKGNYVKSTKRNDDTK; translated from the coding sequence ATGGACTATCAAGGAATCAAGAACTGGGAAGGTTTGCTTGATCCACTCGACGATAATTTACGTGGAGAAATAATCAGATATGGGAATTTTGTTGAAGCTTCTTATAGAGCTTGTAATTTTGATCCTTCTTCGCCTTCATACGCAATGTGCAGATATTCAAAGAAAAAGCTGTTCCAGCTTTGTGGCTTTCCTGGTACTGGTTATCGCGTTTCCAAGTACTTGAAAGCCACTAGCGGGATTCAGCTCCCAAGTTGGGTTGATAAAGCGCCTAAGTGGATGGCGAAGCAATCGAGTTGGATTGGTTATGTCGCGATTTGCCATGACCaaagagaaatttcaagactcGGGAGAAGAGATGTTGTCATTGCCTTACGGGGCACTGCAACTTGCTTGGAGTGGCTCGAGAATCTACGAGCTACACTCACTCCTCTTCCCagcaataataacaacaacaacgacgaCGAATATAATAAGGATAACAAATGCTGTTCCAGCATATATCCCAATATATGCTGCCCAATGGTTGAAAGCGGTTTCCTAAGTTTGTATACATCCAAGATAGGTGCGCATCAGAGTCTACAAGACATGGTGAGAGAAGAAATAGCCCGAATTAAAAAAGTTTACGATGGTGAAACATTAAGCTTCACCATCGCAGGCCACTCTCTTGGGGCGGCGTTAGCCACCCTAATGGCCTACGATATTAAACAAACTTTCCAGGAAATACCCCTTGTTACGGTCATTTCCTTTGGTGGTCCAAGGGTCGGGAATCAGAACTTTCGATACCATCTTGATAAACAAGGTACCAAAATATTGCGCATTGTCAACTCGGATGATCTTATAACCAAAGTCCCTGGCTTTGTCAtcgacgacaacaacaacaacaataacagcagcaacaacaatagcaacgaTAATAATTTTAGGGAAAAAGGTGGCGATTGGATACAAAAGCTTGTGGAAGATACTCAATGGGTATATGCAGATGTTGGATGTGAACTGCGGTTAAGTAGCAGTGATTCACCGTACCTTAATGGAATTAATATTGCAGCTTGCCATGAATTAAATACTTATCTTCATTTGGTTAATAGTTTTGTTAGCTCAAACTGTCCTGTTAGAGCTACTGCGAAAAAGATGATGCAGAAAGGTAACTATGTAAAAAGTACTAAAAGAAATGACGATACTAAGTAA